A DNA window from Mycolicibacter terrae contains the following coding sequences:
- a CDS encoding SufE family protein produces the protein MSLPEALAQVVSDFAEVEGQDKLRLLLEFADELPDLPDDLAESAMEPVPECQSPLFLHVDAADPQRVRLYFSAPPEAPTTRGFASIWATGLDGQPADVILGVPEDFASSLGLAALISPLRLRGMSAMLTRIKRRLRSA, from the coding sequence ATGAGCCTGCCGGAAGCATTGGCACAGGTGGTCTCCGACTTCGCTGAAGTCGAAGGACAGGACAAGTTGCGGCTGCTGCTGGAATTCGCCGACGAGCTCCCCGACCTGCCCGACGACCTGGCCGAATCGGCCATGGAGCCGGTGCCGGAGTGCCAGTCACCGCTGTTCTTACACGTCGACGCCGCCGACCCGCAGCGGGTGCGGTTGTACTTCAGCGCGCCCCCGGAGGCGCCGACCACCCGCGGGTTCGCGTCGATCTGGGCGACGGGCCTCGACGGCCAGCCGGCCGACGTCATCTTGGGGGTACCCGAGGATTTCGCCTCCAGCCTGGGCCTCGCGGCGCTGATCAGCCCGCTGCGACTGCGCGGGATGTCGGCCATGTTGACCCGGATCAAGCGCCGGCTTCGCTCCGCATAG
- a CDS encoding sulfurtransferase → MPVPADPSPALQSYAHPERLVTADWLAGNLGTPGLVVVESDEDVLLYDVGHIPGAVKIDWVTDLNDAPVRDYITGEQFADLMNRKGISRDDTVVIYGDKSNWWAAYALWVFTLFGHEDVRLLDGGRDLWVSSGRETTLDVPSKTTTGYPVVQRNDAPIRAYKEDVLEIIGREPLIDVRSPQEYTGERTHMPDYPEEGVLRGGHIPTAISIPWSKAADDAGRFRKREELEQLYDFVKPEDKPVAYCRIGERSSHTWFVLTHLLGMQGVRNYDGSWTEWGNTVRVPIVDGPEPGAAPAAAQGATVS, encoded by the coding sequence GTGCCAGTGCCTGCCGACCCCAGCCCCGCCCTGCAGTCCTACGCCCATCCCGAGAGGTTGGTGACCGCCGACTGGCTCGCCGGGAATCTGGGTACCCCCGGTCTCGTCGTGGTGGAGTCCGACGAGGACGTGCTGCTCTACGACGTCGGCCACATCCCGGGGGCGGTGAAGATCGATTGGGTCACCGATCTCAACGATGCGCCGGTCCGGGACTACATCACCGGGGAGCAGTTCGCCGACCTGATGAACCGCAAGGGCATCTCCCGCGACGACACCGTGGTGATCTACGGCGACAAGTCCAATTGGTGGGCCGCCTACGCGCTGTGGGTGTTCACTCTGTTCGGCCACGAAGACGTCCGGCTGCTCGACGGCGGGCGCGACCTGTGGGTGTCCTCGGGCCGCGAGACCACCCTGGATGTGCCGTCGAAGACCACGACCGGTTACCCGGTGGTGCAGCGCAACGACGCTCCGATCCGCGCCTACAAGGAAGACGTGCTGGAGATCATCGGCCGCGAGCCGCTGATCGACGTCCGCTCGCCGCAGGAGTACACCGGCGAACGGACCCACATGCCGGACTACCCCGAGGAGGGTGTGCTGCGAGGCGGCCACATCCCCACCGCGATATCCATCCCGTGGAGCAAGGCGGCCGACGACGCCGGCCGGTTCCGCAAGCGCGAGGAATTGGAACAGCTCTACGACTTTGTGAAGCCCGAGGACAAGCCGGTCGCCTACTGCCGCATCGGGGAACGCTCCAGCCACACCTGGTTCGTGCTGACGCACCTGCTCGGCATGCAGGGGGTCCGCAATTACGACGGCTCCTGGACCGAGTGGGGCAACACCGTGCGGGTGCCCATCGTCGACGGCCCGGAACCGGGCGCGGCGCCCGCGGCAGCGCAGGGCGCCACAGTCAGCTGA
- a CDS encoding Maf family protein, translated as MTRLVLGSASSGRLAVLRGAGIDPLVVVSGVDEDAVAASLGPHADPVDVVRSLAQAKAEDVAARLEPAVATDCVVIGCDSMLYIDGQLAGKPPSVDEARRRWQSMAGRTGQLHTGHSLIWLQDNEIRHQAAETAVTTVRFGTPTADDLEAYLATGEPLRVAGGFTLDGLGGWFIDGVDGDPSSVIGISLPLVRSLLAGAGLSVAALWAANPG; from the coding sequence GTGACACGTCTGGTCCTGGGGTCCGCATCGTCAGGCCGGTTGGCCGTGCTGCGGGGTGCCGGAATCGACCCCCTGGTGGTGGTCTCCGGAGTGGACGAGGACGCCGTCGCGGCGAGCCTGGGCCCGCATGCCGACCCGGTCGACGTGGTGCGGTCACTGGCGCAAGCCAAGGCCGAAGACGTCGCGGCACGCCTGGAGCCGGCGGTTGCGACGGATTGCGTGGTGATCGGCTGCGATTCGATGCTCTACATCGACGGTCAGTTGGCGGGTAAGCCGCCGTCGGTGGACGAGGCCCGCCGACGATGGCAGTCGATGGCCGGGCGCACCGGGCAGCTCCACACCGGCCACAGCCTGATTTGGCTGCAAGACAACGAGATACGCCATCAGGCCGCTGAAACCGCGGTCACCACGGTGCGGTTCGGAACGCCCACCGCCGACGACCTGGAGGCCTACCTGGCCACCGGCGAGCCGCTGCGGGTGGCCGGTGGCTTCACCCTGGACGGTCTGGGCGGCTGGTTCATCGACGGCGTCGACGGCGATCCGTCCAGTGTCATCGGGATCAGCCTGCCGTTGGTGCGCTCCCTGCTCGCCGGGGCCGGCCTGTCCGTCGCGGCACTGTGGGCGGCCAACCCGGGGTAG
- a CDS encoding acyl-CoA carboxylase subunit epsilon: MSDASDENEATAPAPEAPAAAEPHIRVLKGNPTDAEIAALVAVLGTAGGGAAESGVRERNLWGHPVDKLRFPVFSWQRVTLLERTHMRR, translated from the coding sequence GTGAGCGACGCGAGCGACGAGAACGAGGCCACCGCCCCGGCGCCCGAGGCCCCCGCAGCCGCCGAGCCGCACATCCGGGTGCTCAAGGGCAACCCCACCGACGCGGAGATCGCGGCACTGGTCGCGGTCCTCGGCACCGCCGGCGGTGGCGCGGCCGAATCCGGCGTCCGGGAGCGCAACCTGTGGGGCCACCCGGTCGACAAACTCCGCTTTCCGGTGTTCAGCTGGCAACGGGTGACCCTGCTGGAGCGCACTCATATGCGCCGCTGA
- a CDS encoding acyl-CoA carboxylase subunit beta: MTSVTEHSGESAVEAQGEHVVDIHTTAGKLADLKRRTAETLHPVGEAAVEKVHAKGKLTARERILALLDEGSFVELDALAKHRSTNFGLAEKRPLGDGVVTGYGTIDGREVCIFSQDATVFGGSLGEVYGEKIVKVQELAMKTGRPLIGINDGAGARIQEGVVSLGLYSKIFHNNIRASGVIPQISLIMGAAAGGHVYSPALTDFIVMVDQTSQMFITGPDVIKTVTGEDVTQEELGGAHTHMGKSGTAHYVASGEQDAFEYVRDLLSYLPPNNYADPPRYPAPAPEGAIEENLTAEDLELDTLIPDSPNQPYDMHEVITRILDDDEFLEVQSGYAQNIIVGFGRVEGRTVGIVANQPTQFAGCLDINASEKAARFIRTCDCFNIPIVLLVDVPGFLPGTEQEYNGIIRRGAKLLYAYGEATVAKITVITRKAYGGAYCVMGSKEMGADVNVAWPTAQIAVMGASGAVGFVYRQQLSEAARNGEDVDALRLTLQQEYEDTLVNPYVAAERGYVDAVIPPSHTRGYIATSLRLLERKIVQPLPKKHGNIPL, encoded by the coding sequence ATGACCAGTGTTACTGAGCACTCTGGGGAGTCCGCCGTAGAGGCCCAGGGCGAGCACGTCGTCGACATCCACACCACCGCAGGCAAGCTGGCCGACCTCAAGCGTCGGACCGCGGAGACCCTGCACCCGGTCGGGGAAGCGGCGGTGGAGAAGGTGCACGCCAAGGGCAAGCTGACCGCCCGCGAGCGCATCCTCGCCCTGCTGGACGAGGGGTCGTTCGTCGAGCTCGACGCACTGGCCAAGCACCGCAGCACCAATTTCGGCCTGGCCGAGAAGCGTCCGCTGGGCGACGGGGTGGTCACCGGCTACGGCACCATCGACGGCCGCGAGGTCTGCATCTTCAGTCAGGACGCCACCGTGTTCGGCGGCAGTCTCGGTGAGGTCTACGGCGAGAAGATCGTCAAGGTCCAGGAGCTGGCCATGAAGACCGGCCGGCCGCTGATCGGGATCAACGACGGCGCCGGCGCCCGCATCCAGGAGGGTGTGGTCTCGCTGGGCCTCTACAGCAAGATCTTCCACAACAACATTCGCGCCTCCGGGGTGATCCCGCAGATCTCGCTGATCATGGGCGCTGCCGCCGGCGGTCACGTGTACTCCCCCGCCCTGACCGACTTCATCGTGATGGTCGACCAGACCAGCCAGATGTTCATCACCGGCCCCGACGTGATCAAGACCGTCACCGGCGAGGACGTCACCCAGGAGGAGCTGGGCGGGGCTCACACCCACATGGGCAAGTCCGGCACCGCGCACTACGTCGCCTCCGGCGAGCAGGATGCCTTCGAATACGTGCGCGACCTGCTGAGCTACCTGCCGCCGAACAACTACGCCGACCCGCCGCGCTACCCGGCACCGGCTCCCGAGGGCGCGATCGAGGAGAACCTCACCGCCGAGGACCTCGAGCTCGACACGCTGATCCCGGACTCGCCGAACCAGCCGTACGACATGCACGAGGTGATCACCCGGATCCTCGACGACGACGAGTTCCTCGAGGTGCAGTCCGGTTACGCGCAGAACATCATCGTCGGGTTCGGCCGCGTTGAGGGCCGCACGGTCGGCATCGTGGCCAACCAGCCCACCCAGTTCGCCGGCTGCCTGGACATCAACGCCTCGGAGAAGGCCGCCCGGTTCATCCGGACCTGCGACTGCTTCAACATCCCGATCGTGCTGCTGGTCGATGTGCCCGGCTTCCTGCCCGGCACCGAGCAGGAGTACAACGGCATCATCCGGCGCGGCGCCAAGCTGCTCTACGCCTACGGTGAGGCCACCGTCGCCAAGATCACCGTCATCACCCGCAAGGCCTATGGCGGCGCGTACTGCGTGATGGGCTCCAAGGAGATGGGCGCCGACGTCAACGTTGCCTGGCCGACCGCCCAGATCGCGGTGATGGGTGCCTCCGGTGCGGTCGGGTTCGTCTACCGCCAGCAGCTCTCCGAGGCCGCCCGCAACGGCGAGGACGTCGATGCACTGCGCCTGACGCTGCAGCAGGAATACGAGGACACGCTGGTGAACCCCTACGTCGCCGCCGAGCGCGGCTACGTCGACGCGGTGATCCCGCCGTCGCACACCCGCGGCTACATCGCGACGTCGCTGCGGCTGCTGGAACGCAAGATCGTTCAGCCGCTGCCCAAGAAGCACGGGAACATTCCCCTGTGA
- a CDS encoding HNH endonuclease signature motif containing protein yields MCSNSRDEVVEVFDALAAGLDRALELDFEALTPRECVALLRRCEVLRRRLPAVEHPMVNRLAAADRDELGGKARWVLADELHIARGEAGRRLTEAAELGPRRTLTGEPLDPVRPVVATAQRQGQIGAAHIAVIRSFFTYLPDDIDTTTLARAEAELAELAAGYRPDQLATLAHRMADHLHPDGNYTDEERAKRRSLVLGPQDRDGMSPISGYLDPHARATLDAVLARWAAPGMCNPDDPTPCVAGTPTQTQIDADTRSAPQRNHDALTAMARTLLASGNLGQHHGLPATIIVSTTLADLQAGTGKAHTGGGTWLPIRDVIAMASHAHHYLRIYDGATELALFHTKRLASPGQRIVLYAKERGCSHPGCPIGGYYCEVHHDIDYAKTGRTDIHGLSLRCGPHHQLITSHGWKTRKTHNGTTETLPPPHLDHGQPRTNHYHHPEKLLPDREDNGDDDIP; encoded by the coding sequence ATGTGTTCGAACAGTCGGGACGAGGTCGTCGAGGTCTTCGACGCGCTGGCCGCCGGGCTGGACCGGGCGCTGGAACTGGACTTCGAGGCTTTGACGCCGCGGGAGTGCGTGGCGTTGTTGCGGCGCTGCGAGGTGCTGCGCCGCCGGCTGCCCGCCGTGGAACACCCCATGGTCAACCGGTTGGCCGCGGCCGATCGCGACGAGCTGGGTGGCAAGGCACGCTGGGTGCTCGCCGACGAACTGCACATCGCCCGCGGGGAGGCTGGGCGGCGCCTCACCGAAGCCGCCGAACTCGGGCCGCGACGCACCCTGACCGGCGAGCCCCTGGACCCGGTGCGCCCGGTGGTGGCCACCGCCCAACGCCAAGGACAGATCGGGGCCGCGCATATCGCGGTGATCCGCTCGTTTTTCACCTACCTACCCGACGACATCGACACCACCACCCTGGCGCGCGCCGAAGCAGAACTGGCCGAGCTGGCCGCCGGTTACCGGCCCGACCAACTGGCCACCCTGGCCCACCGCATGGCCGATCACCTACACCCCGACGGCAACTACACCGACGAGGAACGCGCCAAACGCCGCAGCCTGGTGTTGGGCCCCCAAGACCGCGACGGCATGAGCCCCATCAGCGGCTACCTCGACCCGCACGCCCGTGCCACCCTCGATGCGGTGCTGGCCCGCTGGGCCGCCCCGGGCATGTGCAACCCCGACGACCCCACCCCCTGCGTAGCCGGCACGCCGACCCAGACCCAGATCGACGCCGACACCCGCAGCGCACCGCAACGCAACCACGACGCCCTGACCGCCATGGCACGTACCCTGCTGGCCTCCGGGAATCTCGGCCAACACCATGGGCTGCCGGCCACCATCATCGTCTCGACCACTTTGGCTGATCTGCAGGCCGGTACCGGTAAAGCCCACACCGGCGGCGGCACCTGGCTACCCATACGCGACGTCATCGCGATGGCCTCCCACGCACATCACTACCTACGCATCTATGACGGCGCCACAGAACTCGCGTTGTTCCACACCAAACGCCTGGCCTCACCCGGGCAGCGCATCGTGCTGTATGCCAAAGAACGGGGTTGTAGCCACCCGGGCTGCCCCATCGGCGGCTACTACTGCGAAGTCCACCACGACATCGACTACGCCAAAACCGGGCGCACCGACATCCACGGGCTGAGCCTGCGCTGCGGCCCCCACCACCAACTCATCACCTCACACGGCTGGAAAACCCGCAAAACCCACAACGGCACCACCGAAACCCTGCCCCCACCCCACCTCGACCACGGCCAACCCCGCACCAACCACTACCACCACCCCGAAAAACTACTCCCGGACCGCGAAGACAACGGCGACGACGACATCCCCTAA
- the ligD gene encoding non-homologous end-joining DNA ligase, whose amino-acid sequence MKPNVAITHPDRVLFPASGTHEAITKGDLIDYYRQLAPVMVPHLDGRPLTLTRFPGGIDEEGFIQQNFATSLPEWMDRIEVAKKSGAGSVVHPVVGREEALVWAANQDCVTLHAWLSRRPHLDTPDRLVFDLDPADDDFAVVRATARAVADVLQELGMTPYVQTTGSRGLHVVAPLRGGADFDTARGFARAVAGLVVDDDPRHRTCEMRKSGRGGRLYVDVMRNAYGQTAVAPYAVRARSGAPVATPLEWDELDVPGLRPDGFTLRDVPKRMAERGDPWAGMYRHACALAPRRHRLEQLGA is encoded by the coding sequence ATGAAGCCCAACGTCGCGATCACTCATCCGGACCGGGTGCTCTTCCCGGCGTCGGGCACCCACGAAGCGATCACCAAGGGCGACCTGATCGACTACTACAGGCAACTGGCACCGGTGATGGTGCCGCACCTGGACGGCCGTCCGCTCACGCTGACCCGGTTCCCCGGCGGCATCGACGAGGAAGGGTTCATCCAGCAGAATTTCGCCACCTCACTGCCGGAGTGGATGGACCGGATCGAGGTCGCCAAGAAGTCCGGCGCGGGATCCGTCGTGCATCCGGTGGTCGGGCGGGAGGAGGCGCTGGTCTGGGCGGCCAATCAGGACTGTGTCACCCTGCACGCCTGGTTGTCGCGCCGGCCGCACCTGGACACCCCGGATCGACTGGTGTTCGACCTGGACCCGGCCGACGACGACTTCGCCGTGGTCCGGGCCACCGCCCGTGCGGTCGCCGACGTCCTTCAGGAGCTGGGTATGACGCCCTACGTGCAGACGACGGGTTCCCGCGGACTGCATGTCGTCGCGCCGCTGCGGGGCGGCGCCGATTTCGACACCGCTCGCGGGTTCGCCCGGGCCGTCGCCGGCCTGGTCGTCGACGACGACCCGCGGCATCGCACCTGTGAAATGCGCAAGTCCGGTCGTGGTGGCCGGTTGTATGTGGACGTGATGCGTAACGCCTATGGGCAGACGGCGGTGGCCCCTTACGCGGTCCGGGCTCGCTCGGGTGCGCCGGTGGCCACTCCGCTGGAGTGGGACGAACTCGACGTGCCGGGCTTGCGGCCGGACGGGTTCACCCTGCGCGACGTGCCCAAGCGGATGGCCGAACGCGGTGATCCGTGGGCCGGCATGTATCGGCACGCGTGCGCTCTGGCGCCGCGCCGGCATCGCCTGGAGCAGCTGGGCGCCTAG
- a CDS encoding biotin--[acetyl-CoA-carboxylase] ligase, which translates to MDVQPPLDANVLRDGLTGSGQPWRALDVVTETGSTNADLLARSAAGEDIDGVVLLAEHQTAGRGRHGRRWVSPAGSQLALSVGVAADMVPTSGWGWLTLAAGVAVADALTEVSGLQVGLKWPNDVLVGSDKQGKLAGILAEVAAPKALVVVGLGLNVTMTAQQAPDPAAVSLAMLGVSVLDRNLWADKVLRHLAARIAAWRAAGGADEALAADYRRYSCTLGARVRADTPGGHRVEGLAEAIDDTGRLVINTGDDTVTVSAGDVTRLRPGGSAGLD; encoded by the coding sequence ATGGATGTTCAGCCACCGCTTGACGCAAATGTTCTGCGTGACGGGTTGACCGGGTCGGGTCAACCGTGGCGCGCTCTGGATGTGGTCACCGAAACCGGGTCCACCAACGCCGATCTGCTGGCCCGTTCCGCGGCGGGCGAGGACATCGACGGTGTGGTGCTGCTGGCCGAACACCAGACAGCCGGCCGCGGTCGGCACGGCCGGCGCTGGGTGTCCCCGGCAGGTAGCCAACTGGCACTGTCGGTGGGGGTCGCCGCGGACATGGTGCCGACCTCGGGATGGGGTTGGCTGACCCTGGCGGCCGGGGTCGCGGTGGCCGATGCGCTCACCGAGGTCTCGGGTCTGCAGGTCGGCCTGAAGTGGCCCAATGACGTCCTGGTGGGCTCAGACAAGCAAGGCAAGCTGGCCGGCATCCTCGCCGAGGTGGCCGCGCCCAAGGCGCTCGTCGTGGTCGGACTGGGCCTCAACGTGACCATGACCGCGCAGCAGGCGCCGGATCCGGCGGCGGTCTCGCTGGCCATGCTCGGCGTTTCGGTTCTCGACCGAAACCTCTGGGCGGACAAGGTTCTTCGGCACCTTGCGGCCCGGATCGCGGCGTGGCGTGCGGCCGGCGGGGCAGATGAGGCGCTGGCGGCGGACTACCGGCGGTACAGCTGCACGCTGGGCGCCCGGGTGCGCGCTGACACCCCGGGCGGGCATCGGGTCGAGGGTCTCGCCGAGGCGATCGACGACACCGGCCGGCTCGTCATCAACACCGGCGATGACACGGTGACCGTGTCGGCCGGCGACGTCACGCGGCTGCGGCCCGGCGGTTCAGCAGGGCTCGACTAG
- a CDS encoding PH domain-containing protein, with translation MGYPENVLAEDEQVVLHRHPHVKRLLLPLVALLLATACAGFASGIVNPRAWDPNAKNVVFGVIWAIWLVVVGWLAIWPFLTWLTTHFVVTDRRVMYRHGLLTRSGIDIALARVNSVEFVHGLVDRMLRTGTLIIESASQEPLEFYDIPRVEQVHALLYHEVFDNPSGAG, from the coding sequence GTGGGTTATCCGGAGAACGTGCTGGCCGAAGACGAACAGGTGGTGCTGCACCGGCATCCGCACGTCAAACGCCTGCTCCTGCCACTGGTGGCCCTGCTGTTGGCCACGGCCTGCGCCGGGTTCGCGTCCGGGATCGTCAACCCCCGGGCCTGGGACCCCAATGCCAAGAACGTGGTGTTCGGGGTGATCTGGGCGATCTGGCTGGTGGTGGTCGGCTGGCTGGCGATCTGGCCGTTTTTGACCTGGCTGACCACGCATTTCGTCGTCACCGACCGGCGCGTAATGTACCGGCACGGGTTGCTGACCCGCAGCGGAATCGACATCGCGCTGGCGCGGGTCAACAGTGTGGAGTTCGTCCACGGGCTCGTTGACCGGATGCTGCGCACCGGGACGCTGATCATCGAGTCGGCGTCACAGGAACCGCTGGAGTTCTACGACATCCCGCGCGTGGAACAGGTCCACGCGCTGCTCTATCACGAAGTCTTCGACAACCCGTCCGGTGCGGGCTGA
- a CDS encoding GtrA family protein, with protein MSFTDATIARLPRVIRPLAERHHELIKFAIVGATTFVIDSALFYTLKLTILEPKPVTAKVISGIVAVIASYILNREWSFKDRGGRERHHEALLFFGVSGVGVLLSMAPLWFSSYVLQLRAPMVSLTIENIADFISAYIIGNLLQMAFRFWAFRRWVFPDEFARSADLALDATIETGALAEAIEDSLEGGPDTGVVTLFRRPARRQPAPDGLSKTS; from the coding sequence GTGTCTTTTACCGACGCCACGATCGCTCGCCTGCCACGGGTGATCCGGCCGCTGGCCGAGCGCCACCATGAGTTGATCAAGTTCGCCATCGTGGGCGCGACCACCTTCGTCATCGACTCGGCGCTGTTCTACACGCTCAAGCTGACGATTCTGGAGCCCAAGCCCGTCACCGCCAAGGTCATCTCCGGCATCGTCGCGGTGATCGCGTCCTACATCCTCAACCGTGAGTGGAGCTTCAAGGACCGCGGTGGCCGGGAGCGCCACCATGAGGCACTGCTGTTCTTCGGCGTTAGCGGCGTCGGCGTACTGCTGTCGATGGCGCCGTTGTGGTTCTCCAGCTATGTGTTGCAGCTGCGGGCGCCGATGGTCTCGCTGACCATCGAGAACATCGCCGACTTCATCTCGGCCTACATCATCGGCAATCTGCTGCAGATGGCGTTCCGGTTCTGGGCATTCCGGCGCTGGGTCTTCCCCGACGAGTTCGCACGCAGCGCGGACCTGGCACTGGATGCGACGATCGAGACCGGCGCACTCGCCGAGGCGATCGAGGACTCCCTGGAGGGAGGCCCGGACACCGGTGTGGTGACCCTGTTCCGGCGTCCGGCGCGGCGTCAGCCCGCACCGGACGGGTTGTCGAAGACTTCGTGA
- a CDS encoding 5-(carboxyamino)imidazole ribonucleotide synthase, with product MVGGGQLARMTHQAAIALGQRLRVLAAAADEPAAQVTPDVVIGSHTDLDDLRRAATGATVLTFDHEHVPGKLLDKLVAEGVNVAPPPAALLHAQDKLVMRRKLAALGAPVPRFAAIESLQAVDEFAELTGGPMVVKTVRGGYDGRGVTIVDDVAQARAAAAEYLASGVPVLAEERVAMRRELSALVARSPFGQGAAWPVVETVQEDGICVTVIAPAPDLPAESAAAAQQLGLRLADELGVVGVLAVELFETTSGELLVNELAMRPHNSGHWTMDGAATSQFEQHLRAVLDYPLGATSPVVPVTVMANVLGAPEPPAMTMDERLHHLFARYPDARVHLYGKDERPGRKIGHVNLLGDDATASAKLRERAESAAHWLSHGEWSDGWDPHE from the coding sequence ATGGTCGGCGGCGGTCAGCTGGCGCGGATGACCCACCAGGCCGCGATCGCACTCGGCCAGCGGTTGCGGGTGCTGGCCGCCGCGGCCGATGAGCCGGCGGCGCAGGTCACCCCGGACGTGGTGATCGGCTCGCACACCGACCTCGACGACCTGCGCCGGGCCGCGACCGGAGCCACCGTGCTCACCTTCGACCACGAGCACGTTCCGGGCAAGCTGCTGGACAAGCTGGTCGCCGAGGGCGTCAACGTGGCGCCGCCGCCGGCTGCGCTGCTACACGCCCAGGACAAGCTGGTGATGCGGCGCAAGCTGGCCGCCCTGGGGGCGCCGGTACCGCGGTTCGCCGCTATCGAGTCTCTGCAGGCGGTCGACGAGTTCGCCGAGCTGACCGGCGGCCCGATGGTGGTCAAGACCGTCCGGGGCGGGTACGACGGGCGCGGGGTGACGATCGTCGACGACGTGGCCCAGGCCCGGGCCGCCGCCGCGGAGTACCTGGCCTCCGGGGTGCCGGTGCTGGCCGAGGAGCGGGTGGCGATGCGCCGTGAGCTCTCGGCGCTGGTCGCCCGGTCGCCGTTCGGTCAGGGTGCGGCGTGGCCGGTGGTGGAGACGGTGCAGGAAGACGGGATCTGTGTGACGGTGATCGCGCCGGCCCCCGATCTGCCTGCTGAATCTGCCGCCGCCGCACAGCAATTGGGGCTGCGCCTGGCCGACGAGCTGGGTGTGGTCGGGGTGCTGGCCGTCGAACTGTTCGAGACCACGAGCGGCGAGCTGCTGGTCAACGAGCTGGCGATGCGGCCGCACAACTCCGGGCACTGGACGATGGACGGCGCGGCCACCAGCCAGTTCGAGCAGCATCTGCGCGCGGTGCTGGACTATCCGCTCGGCGCCACCTCCCCGGTGGTGCCGGTCACCGTGATGGCCAATGTGCTCGGGGCTCCCGAACCGCCGGCGATGACGATGGACGAGCGGCTGCACCACCTGTTCGCCCGCTATCCCGACGCGCGCGTGCACCTGTACGGCAAGGACGAGCGGCCGGGCCGCAAGATCGGGCACGTCAACCTGCTCGGTGATGACGCGACGGCGTCGGCCAAGCTGCGTGAGCGGGCCGAAAGCGCGGCACACTGGTTGTCGCACGGGGAATGGAGCGATGGATGGGATCCGCATGAGTGA
- the purE gene encoding 5-(carboxyamino)imidazole ribonucleotide mutase — protein MSEHKPGPRVGVIMGSDSDWPVMEEAAHALAEFDIPFEVGVVSAHRTPQRMFDYARDAAGRGIEVIIAGAGGAAHLPGMVASATPLPVIGVPVPLARLDGLDSLLSIVQMPAGVPVATVSIGGARNAGLLAVRILASADAALRARMETFQQHLADTVLAKDAKLQDKVTGE, from the coding sequence ATGAGTGAGCACAAGCCCGGTCCCCGGGTAGGCGTGATCATGGGCAGCGACAGCGACTGGCCGGTGATGGAAGAAGCGGCCCACGCGCTGGCCGAGTTCGACATCCCCTTCGAGGTGGGGGTGGTCTCGGCGCACCGCACCCCGCAGCGAATGTTCGACTACGCCCGCGACGCCGCCGGCCGCGGCATCGAGGTGATCATCGCCGGGGCGGGCGGGGCCGCACACCTGCCCGGGATGGTGGCCTCCGCCACACCGCTGCCGGTGATCGGGGTGCCAGTTCCGCTGGCCCGTCTCGACGGGCTGGACTCGTTGCTGTCGATCGTGCAGATGCCGGCCGGGGTGCCGGTGGCCACCGTTTCCATCGGCGGCGCGCGCAACGCGGGGTTGCTGGCGGTGCGTATTCTGGCCTCCGCCGATGCGGCATTACGGGCCCGGATGGAGACTTTCCAACAGCACCTGGCGGACACCGTGCTTGCGAAGGACGCGAAACTACAAGATAAAGTTACCGGTGAGTAG